From one Streptomyces sp. ICC1 genomic stretch:
- a CDS encoding SEC-C metal-binding domain-containing protein, whose amino-acid sequence MRPDTPAEHIAEAERLIRTATRYPEDQEPLLLQAAAHLELADARERASTLYDQLLAAEPADPSLIKALQAANLWEYGHEPEARALISGIRAAAPSDPAPWEVIAEALEAHDELEASHECFTEAATLLAPDNAPLTRATTALLTGRHRVRRLLGLPHDDWDMVADTRHIGPIPLDELHDPKRIWALGSDDPAELRAEIARLRAELGDRRAALSRPFPVAILHWPARELAELLTSYPTLAAEYPSHDAHLAQVEASLRTLAASGTTNLGIVTASVPSYEAFAASEKTSPSSPSLLVEYATTLAARGKATPWPPTGTSTCWCQSGKPYAECHGTSE is encoded by the coding sequence ATGCGCCCCGACACGCCTGCCGAGCACATCGCCGAAGCCGAGCGCCTCATCCGCACGGCGACCCGCTACCCCGAGGACCAGGAGCCCTTGCTCCTCCAGGCCGCGGCCCACCTCGAACTGGCCGACGCACGCGAGCGGGCGAGCACGCTCTACGACCAACTCCTCGCGGCCGAACCGGCCGACCCCTCCCTGATCAAGGCGCTCCAGGCCGCCAACCTCTGGGAGTACGGCCACGAGCCCGAGGCCCGCGCCCTGATCTCCGGCATCCGCGCGGCGGCCCCCTCGGACCCGGCGCCCTGGGAAGTCATCGCCGAGGCCCTCGAAGCCCACGACGAGCTGGAAGCCTCCCACGAGTGCTTCACGGAGGCGGCCACCCTGCTCGCCCCGGACAACGCCCCCCTCACCCGGGCGACCACCGCGCTCCTCACGGGCCGCCACCGCGTACGCCGCCTCCTCGGACTCCCGCACGACGACTGGGACATGGTCGCGGACACCCGCCACATCGGCCCGATCCCGCTGGACGAACTCCACGACCCCAAGCGCATCTGGGCCCTCGGCTCCGACGACCCCGCCGAGCTCCGCGCCGAGATCGCCCGCCTGCGCGCCGAGCTGGGCGACCGCCGCGCCGCGCTCTCCCGCCCGTTCCCGGTGGCGATCCTGCACTGGCCGGCGCGCGAGCTGGCGGAGCTCCTGACCTCGTACCCGACGCTGGCCGCCGAGTACCCCTCCCACGACGCCCACCTGGCACAGGTCGAAGCCTCCCTGCGCACCCTGGCCGCCTCGGGCACGACCAACCTGGGCATCGTCACCGCGAGCGTCCCCTCGTACGAGGCCTTCGCGGCCTCGGAGAAGACCTCCCCGTCCTCCCCCTCGCTCTTGGTCGAGTACGCCACGACCCTGGCGGCCCGAGGCAAAGCCACCCCGTGGCCCCCGACGGGCACGTCCACGTGCTGGTGCCAGTCGGGCAAGCCGTACGCGGAGTGCCACGGCACGAGTGAGTGA